GTCTGATCAACATCATCAGCAAGGCGCCGGAGTTCAAGCTGGGCGGCAAGGCCGAGGTTACCTACGGCAATTATGACTATTGGCGTCTGGCGGGCCGCATCACCGGGCCGGTCAGCGATCAGCTGGCGCTCAGTCTGGATGGCGTCTGGTCGAAGCGCGACGGCTTCTTCGATCTGGTCGACGCAGCGGGCAAGAAGGTCGGCGACACCAACGACCGTGACCGCTATTTCCTGCGCGGACAGGCGCTGTTCGAGCCGAATGATGCGCTCTCCGTCCGGCTGATCGGGGATTATACCAACCGCGACGAAAGCTGCTGCGGTGCGGCCTATATCGAGACGCGGGAGCGGCGCCCGGTGGCGGGCGGGGGTTACAGCACCGCGCCGTTCAATCGGATCGCGGCGATCCTGGCGGGGCAGGGCAGTGTCTTTGCCGCCGATCCCTATGACCGCCAGCTTCACATCACGCCGGGCCGCGATTATGTGAGCAAGCTCAAGGATTGGGGTGTTTCGGGCGAGATCAATTATGATCTCGGCGGGGCCAAGCTGACCAGCATCACCGCCTATCGCGACTATAAGAGCCAGGATTATGGCGATTATGACTATAGCGGAGCCGACCTGCTCTATCGCGATCCCAACACCTACCGCCAGTTCCGTACCTTTACCCAGGAATTGCGGGCGCAGGGTTCCGCCTTTGGCGAGGTGCTCGACTGGCTGGTGGGCGGCTATTATGCGCATGAGAAGCTGACGCTGGAGGATAATATCCGTTTCGGCGCGGATTATGGGCGCTTTGCGGCCTGCCGTTTGATGGCGGGGGCAAAGGTGAACAGCAACTTCAACGCGGCCCAGTTGGCGGCTTGTGGAAGCGGTCTTATAACGCCGACTTTGATAGGACTTACGCAGAATGGCCTGAATGCTGGTCTGACAGCGGCCTTTCAGCAAGCAGGTTTGTCACCTGTAATCGCAGCTGCGCGCGCTTCCGCAATTTCTGCGGGTCTGGCAGGCGGCTTGACTGCATTGACCAATATTCAATCGGGGGCGGGTGACCAAGCCTCGCTTTATCATCAGAAGAGCGAGAATTGGGCGCTGTTCACGCATAATATCATCCATATCACCAAGCGGCTCGATCTGACTCTGGGCCTTCGCTACACGCATGAGCGCAAGCGCTTCTCGGCTGATTTTGAAAATAATAACGACACCTGCGTGACGTTGCAGAACTCCAGTTTGCCAGGGATCGCGACCGCTGGGCTGGGGGATGCATCGGCCTTAGCAGGAGGCATTCTGACCTTAGGTTGTCTTGGTAATAGTTCCAGCGGCCTTAACGCGCTTAATCTTAAAGATAAAACCAGCGATGGGGAATTTTCCGGCACTGCCGTCCTCTCGTGGAAGCCGGTGGATG
This region of Sphingobium sp. EM0848 genomic DNA includes:
- a CDS encoding TonB-dependent receptor codes for the protein MKGKSLWLISAAMVALGNLPAAWAQDSSAAAEPDNVNIIVTATRRASPLSDVPIAVSAVTAQAMQNSGATDIRSLNQLAPSLLLSSTGTEANASARIRGIGTVGDNPGLESSVAVFIDGVYRSRTGAGLNELGEIERVEVLRGPQGTLFGRNASAGLINIISKAPEFKLGGKAEVTYGNYDYWRLAGRITGPVSDQLALSLDGVWSKRDGFFDLVDAAGKKVGDTNDRDRYFLRGQALFEPNDALSVRLIGDYTNRDESCCGAAYIETRERRPVAGGGYSTAPFNRIAAILAGQGSVFAADPYDRQLHITPGRDYVSKLKDWGVSGEINYDLGGAKLTSITAYRDYKSQDYGDYDYSGADLLYRDPNTYRQFRTFTQELRAQGSAFGEVLDWLVGGYYAHEKLTLEDNIRFGADYGRFAACRLMAGAKVNSNFNAAQLAACGSGLITPTLIGLTQNGLNAGLTAAFQQAGLSPVIAAARASAISAGLAGGLTALTNIQSGAGDQASLYHQKSENWALFTHNIIHITKRLDLTLGLRYTHERKRFSADFENNNDTCVTLQNSSLPGIATAGLGDASALAGGILTLGCLGNSSSGLNALNLKDKTSDGEFSGTAVLSWKPVDELLVYGSYSKGYKAGGYNLDRFQLGSTGLNAVPAVFSPRQPSDVTSLRFAAEKVDVFEIGLKYTQPKWSANIAAFRQEFKNFQLNTFNGTSFVVQNINGCDSGLTASRTCASDDVGPGLISQGVELELSAMPVRNVRFAGGFTYARARFANRLVGSSNGAVPLDPALFLLHGSVNSQAPEVVTTVSASWTPSLGTGGLSALFYIDGRMTGDFNTGSDLFPEKRQDGYAVFNARIGIRGPQQRWAVEFWGQNIFNQDYTQVAFSSPLQSSSPATSTIAQFPTAPMANQLISAYLAEPRTYGITLRGSF